A section of the Thermoplasmata archaeon genome encodes:
- a CDS encoding KEOPS complex kinase/ATPase Bud32, translated as MLLKRGAEAELRRTEFLGRPAVEKYRTPKRYRLEALDDELRRSRIRTEARLMAEARAAGVSVPILYDIDPIENKIVMEFIEGPTAKEALDRGGASARRIARAIGRVAGRLHRAGIVHGDLTPSNMIVRGGGIVMIDFSLGGKDDGAEARGVDLHLLREALVSAHAHADDYYREVVRGYRETMGKAAEAVVRKVREIESRGRYT; from the coding sequence GTGCTCCTGAAGCGAGGCGCCGAGGCGGAGCTCCGACGGACCGAGTTCCTCGGACGGCCGGCGGTCGAGAAATACCGGACGCCGAAACGGTATCGGCTCGAAGCTCTCGACGACGAACTGCGGCGGTCCCGCATCCGGACGGAGGCGCGCCTCATGGCGGAGGCGCGCGCCGCCGGCGTGTCCGTGCCGATCCTGTACGACATCGATCCAATCGAGAACAAGATCGTGATGGAGTTCATCGAGGGCCCGACGGCGAAAGAGGCGCTCGACCGGGGAGGCGCGTCGGCGCGGCGAATCGCGCGGGCGATCGGCCGGGTCGCGGGGCGCCTCCATCGAGCCGGGATCGTCCACGGCGACCTGACGCCGTCGAACATGATCGTCCGCGGCGGTGGGATCGTGATGATCGACTTCAGCCTCGGCGGAAAGGACGACGGCGCGGAGGCGCGCGGCGTCGACCTCCATCTGCTCCGGGAGGCCCTCGTGAGCGCCCACGCCCATGCTGACGACTACTATCGCGAGGTGGTCCGCGGATACCGCGAGACGATGGGGAAGGCCGCCGAGGCCGTCGTGCGAAAGGTCCGGGAGATCGAATCGCGTGGGCGGTACACGTGA
- a CDS encoding ATP-dependent DNA helicase: protein MEAMVDPESVAPSPASMPWPFDRVRDGQSAFLADARRTIADGAHLLAHAPTGIGKTAVALVASLEYAMRAGKLVLFLTSRQSQHRIAIETVRRIEAKGPRIATVDLIAKQSMCLQEGAPSFGRAFHEFCDLKVKSRSCAFFTRDNTAVVAAVLQRTLHVQELVRASGACRVCPHKVAMDAAARANLVVCDYNYVFSEILERFLPRLGRSLDELVIVVDEAHNLPDRIRAHLGGDLSVQDVLKGAKEARSIDGEVAHQLVGVAKSIERFLLALRSERVARKEEFIDAVESGLAKALNRTFGYTDFVETLAFAVEEASRRGVPSSLPTLAEFFVRWRDHDDGILRLVVPGPEGKFSIRLMDPSLLSKRVFDAVHGSVLMSGTLFPAEMYGDLLGIDARRRVVRTYGSPFPRSNRLLLVHPHLTTQYSRRSDGMHDRIAREIGAIALGAVGNVAAFFPSYEQLGEAHRRIVGARFHKRLLIERPDWTKTQRDGALEDLRLARVDGGALLLGVQGGSLSEGVDYEGNLLAAVVVVGLPLGPPDVEVEALKEYYARKFGFAKGYDYAYVFPAVNKVLQAAGRPIRSETDRAAIVLLEGRLLEPRYARCLPPDFSPARSDSPASLVQGFLRRPANPE from the coding sequence AAGACCGCGGTCGCTCTCGTCGCGTCCCTCGAATACGCGATGCGTGCGGGCAAGCTCGTGCTCTTCCTGACGTCGCGGCAGAGCCAGCACCGCATCGCGATCGAGACGGTGCGGCGGATCGAGGCGAAAGGGCCTCGCATCGCGACGGTCGACCTGATCGCGAAGCAGTCGATGTGCCTGCAGGAGGGCGCGCCGTCGTTCGGTCGCGCGTTCCACGAGTTCTGCGATCTCAAGGTGAAATCGAGGTCATGCGCGTTCTTCACGCGCGACAACACCGCCGTCGTCGCGGCGGTCTTGCAGCGCACCCTGCATGTGCAAGAGCTCGTCCGGGCGAGCGGCGCGTGCCGGGTGTGCCCACACAAGGTCGCGATGGACGCGGCCGCGCGGGCGAACCTGGTGGTGTGCGACTACAATTACGTGTTCAGCGAGATCCTCGAGCGGTTCCTGCCGCGGCTCGGACGGTCCTTAGACGAACTCGTGATCGTGGTCGACGAAGCGCACAACCTCCCGGACCGGATCCGCGCGCACCTCGGCGGCGACCTGTCCGTGCAGGACGTGCTCAAAGGCGCGAAGGAGGCGCGGTCGATCGACGGCGAGGTCGCGCATCAGCTCGTCGGCGTCGCGAAGTCGATCGAGCGGTTCCTCCTGGCCCTCCGCTCGGAGCGGGTCGCCCGAAAGGAGGAGTTCATCGACGCGGTGGAGTCGGGTCTCGCGAAAGCGCTCAACCGCACGTTCGGCTATACGGACTTCGTCGAGACCCTCGCCTTCGCGGTCGAAGAGGCCTCCCGACGCGGCGTGCCTTCGAGCCTCCCAACGCTCGCCGAGTTCTTCGTCCGCTGGCGGGACCACGACGACGGCATCCTCCGACTCGTCGTCCCGGGCCCTGAGGGGAAGTTCTCGATTCGCCTGATGGACCCCAGCCTGCTCAGCAAGCGCGTGTTCGACGCGGTGCATGGGAGCGTCCTGATGTCCGGCACCTTGTTCCCGGCGGAAATGTACGGGGACCTCCTCGGGATCGACGCCCGCCGCCGCGTCGTCCGGACGTACGGATCGCCGTTCCCCCGATCGAACCGGCTCCTCCTCGTCCACCCGCATCTCACGACACAGTATTCGAGGCGGAGCGACGGGATGCACGACCGCATCGCGCGCGAGATCGGGGCCATCGCGCTCGGCGCCGTCGGGAACGTCGCGGCCTTCTTCCCGTCGTACGAGCAGCTCGGGGAGGCCCACCGTCGCATCGTCGGCGCCCGGTTCCACAAGCGACTCCTCATCGAGCGTCCCGATTGGACGAAGACGCAGCGCGACGGCGCGCTCGAAGATTTGCGGCTCGCCCGCGTGGACGGCGGCGCGCTCCTCCTTGGGGTGCAAGGCGGCTCGCTGAGCGAGGGCGTCGATTACGAGGGCAACCTCCTCGCCGCCGTGGTGGTCGTCGGACTGCCCCTGGGCCCGCCCGACGTGGAGGTCGAGGCGCTGAAGGAGTACTATGCGCGCAAGTTCGGATTCGCGAAAGGCTACGACTACGCGTACGTGTTCCCGGCGGTGAACAAGGTCCTCCAGGCGGCGGGCCGTCCGATCCGGAGCGAGACGGACCGCGCGGCGATCGTGCTCCTCGAGGGCCGACTGCTCGAGCCGCGGTACGCGCGGTGCCTGCCGCCGGACTTCTCGCCGGCGCGGAGCGATTCGCCCGCGTCCCTGGTCCAGGGATTCCTGCGGCGTCCCGCGAATCCCGAGTGA